The following is a genomic window from Pyxidicoccus trucidator.
CGTCCTCCCCGTGAGCGCCGCGCGTCCTCAGCTCGGCTTTTCGATGTGGCCGTCCGCGTGCCGGGCGAAGCGGCCTTCCTCGCGCGGGTGGACGGGGTCGTTGTTCGGCCAGGGCCAGCCGCCGAAGTTCGTGCGCTGGTAGTCGGCGAAGGCCTGCTGGATTTCCTGCCGTGTGTTCATCACGAACGGGCCGTATTGGACGACGGGCTCGCCAATGGGGCGCCCCTGCAGGAGCAGCAATTCGGCCACGTCCGCGCCGTTCTCCAGCGCCACATCCACCTCGGCGCGCAATTCGATGCCGTGGGATGACGGAATGGCGCGGCCTGCCACGCGCAGCCCGGAGCCCTGGAAGTAGTAGAGCATGCGGTGGGTGCCCTTCGCCGCCGCCGGAAGCGTCCACCGGGCGCCGGGCTCCAGCTTGAGGGTCCAGATGGCCACGTCCGCGTCGGCGCGCGCGGCCCAGGACTTCGGCGGCGGCGGTGGCGCCTTCACGTCGCCCAGGCGGCCGGCGACCACGGTGACTTCGGTGGTGCGTCCCGCCTCGTCCCGTGCGACGTGCCGGGGGATGACGTGGCTCCAGAGCATGGAGAAGTGCGGCGCCACGAGCTTGTCCGCGCGCGGCAGGTTCAGCCAGATCTGGAACAGCTCGACGTGGTTCGGCTTGTCCTTCTGGAGCAGCGGGAACATCTCCGAGTGGTTGATGCCGCTGCCCGCGGTGAGCCACTGCACGTCACCCCCGCCAAAACGCGCCGCCGCGCCCAGCGAGTCCGAGTGGTCGAGCAGTCCGTTGCGGACGATGGTCACCGTCTCGAAGCCACGGTGCGGGTGCTGGGGAAAGCCGGGCACGACGGTGCCGTGGTACATGTTCCAGCCGTCCCGCCCGCCGAAGTCCTGGCCCAGCTCGCGCCCCGCCAGCGAGGCGGCCGGCCCCATGCGCTCGTTGCCTGCGGGATACCGGTCGTCATGGTGCACGCAGAACAGGAACGGGTCTGGCGTCCGCCAGGGCATCCCCAGCGGGTCGACACGGACGATGGCGTCTGGCTGCTTGCTCTCCTGCTGACTCATCCCTTGCTCCTTCGCTTCCCCGGAACCTCGCGAGCAGCCAGCGGCAGTGGAGACCCCCGCTGCCGCAATCAACTTCAGTGCCGCTCTCCGGCTCACTTCGTCCAAGGTCCACCTCGCTCGTGCTGCCGGTTGGAGTGATTAATCCTAGCAGCCCTCCCGGGCACTCCTTTCTCAAGGCGGCGCTCCCGCTATCCGAGGGCGCGCACCAGGTCCTCCGCGGCCCGCAGCTCCCCCTGGAGGCGCTCACGCTCCTCGTCGGACAGGGGTATTTGCTGGAGCTCGGCCTGGAGGGCCCGCGCGCGCTCCACGTCCCCCAGGGCCACCGCCAGCTCGGCCCGGGCCGCGAGCGCTCGAGCGCGTTCGACGGGCGCGGCGGGTTCCTTCCGCGCGAGCGCCGCGTCGAGGACCTTCGCCGCCGCGGCGTCGTCCGTCTTGAAGTCCCGCAGGCGGGCGGCAGCGGCCAGCGCCTTCGCCATGCGGGACTGGGGCTCCGTCGCCGGTGGGGCCTTGGCGGCTTCGGACGTGGCGGGCTGCTGCCGCCGGACGAAGATGAGGGAGTTGCCGGACAGGTCGACCAGGGTGAAGCGGCCCTGGCCCGGCTTCATCCGGGTGAG
Proteins encoded in this region:
- a CDS encoding pirin family protein encodes the protein MSQQESKQPDAIVRVDPLGMPWRTPDPFLFCVHHDDRYPAGNERMGPAASLAGRELGQDFGGRDGWNMYHGTVVPGFPQHPHRGFETVTIVRNGLLDHSDSLGAAARFGGGDVQWLTAGSGINHSEMFPLLQKDKPNHVELFQIWLNLPRADKLVAPHFSMLWSHVIPRHVARDEAGRTTEVTVVAGRLGDVKAPPPPPKSWAARADADVAIWTLKLEPGARWTLPAAAKGTHRMLYYFQGSGLRVAGRAIPSSHGIELRAEVDVALENGADVAELLLLQGRPIGEPVVQYGPFVMNTRQEIQQAFADYQRTNFGGWPWPNNDPVHPREEGRFARHADGHIEKPS